One window of Scheffersomyces stipitis CBS 6054 chromosome 1, whole genome shotgun sequence genomic DNA carries:
- a CDS encoding predicted protein — protein MKPSLLLLLIAAHIHLTSALPLPETKSFEIQITGKDIKDAGAYVIHKSSEVKNNVKTIVKQKLIDRLLSKELENYTPEHPQEEKSDELASVVLPPKPGIVSKVINGDKDTEQGNCFEGDCPSEEEEGEPETEHVGYQKPSTIKNYTKDLGAHGYYKM, from the coding sequence ATGAAGCCATCTCTATTGCTCTTGCTTATCGCTGCCCATATTCATTTGACAAGCGCCCTTCCCTTACCAGAAACCAAGCTGTTTGAAATTCAGATCACAGGAAAAGATATAAAAGACGCTGGAGCATATGTAATCCACAAGCTGTCTGAAGTAAAGAACAACGTCAAGACAATCGTCAAGCAAAAGCTTATAGATCGTCTCCTTTCAAAAGAACTCGAAAACTACACCCCAGAACATcctcaagaagaaaagagcGATGAGCTCGCTTCAGTGGTATTACCACCAAAACCTGGCATAGTATCCAAAGTCATCAATGGTGATAAAGACACAGAACAAGGGAACTGTTTTGAAGGGGATTGTccttctgaagaagaagaaggggAGCCTGAAACTGAGCATGTTGGTTACCAGAAGCCATCTACAATTAAGAACTACACTAAAGATTTAGGAGCTCATGGGTACTACAAAATGTGA